The DNA sequence ACAGGACTTCAAGTAAAGTCCAGTTGCAGAGCACTACAGGTCTTGTGAGAGACTGAAACAAATGCCCTTTTCTCTGTGGCCAATGATATACTTTAGCTTGTTGAAATGTTTACCCCACCACCAAACTACCGGAGTACCAGACATGCCCAGGAAACATCCAGCTGCTTGCTAGATTCTAGCGAGAGAGTGTAGTAAAATGAAGCAAACTAATCACAGTGCATTAGAAGGAATGTTCTAAACATTAGAGAAAGTTCTTCCTGGCTTCTATGGATGATTTCCTGTCATTGTGAGCTGGCTGCTCATTAATCAGAAAGCCACTTTTGAAGTTGTAAGGAGAGAGGCAACACTGGGGAGGAAGTAGCTAGGAGAGGAAAGGCCCTGATTTGGGAGTTACAATCTTGATGGGGGAGTGGCCAGGAGAGATGGAGCCCTGGTGGGGGTAAAGGATACGGAGGTATCTCCCTTGACAGGCTCGGGATGCACCCCACACCTCTTCATTTAGGAAGGACAGGGAGGCTCCTTTCAGAAAGAGACTGCGGCTGTCTGGGGGATCcagctgggggaggagcagcCACCACATAGTTAGAGTCAGACCTGACAGCAGTACACACAAAGGTGCTCTCAAATAAAGCGATATTTACCTTTAAACCAAATAAAATCTGAATCTACAGACCACCCTATAGGCTTTCTTTGTATAATCTAAAACCCCTCCAACAGTGCACATTTGATCAAAGCGCTGCAGCCAGTCCCACACTGTCTGCACATCTCTGTGCCAGTCCCCTGACTCCACCCCACCTGCAGGTTTTCCTCTGAGGTGATCCAGTGACCTCCGACCCCCAGcagtgtgatgatgtcatgctTGTGTGGGAGCAGGCGTCGGTGGTCGGGCTCTTCGTCGTAAAGCCTCACTACAAGAACAGAGAAGAACAGGTTCAACGCTCTGTGCTAGGACTACCATGTTACTTCCCAGtcagaaaaaatattccaaaaactGGTGTGAAGAGGCCTCTAGAGCCTCTTTACTCCAGAAAAATCTGCCTGGACCTTGTCTATGATCACATAGCATCTCATTCTTttaaatgtaggcctaaatCTTAACTGCCATATTTTGTAATGTGTATTTTACAACTCAAAACACTAAGTTGACTACTACCTCACATATCACACTGAATACCACTGGTACCCTGTCAGTGAGTAGATAGTGGTAGCTAATGCAAGGCTAACGCAAGGATTGCTGGCTTTTGCCTCTCCCACCTTGAGAGGACAAAATCAATTGCGTCCCAGTACTGCACTAACCTGACTACGTTACAGGCAGTtaacagacacttttatccagagggacttagcatagcttttttttgttgcacattttttatttttacatagtattcatttatgtagctggatatacagtgagctccataatgtttgggaagaagacattttttcttgatttgcctctgtactccacaattttagatttgtaataaaacaattcacgtgAGGTTAAATTGTACATTCTCAGCTtatattaaagggtatttttatacattttggtttcaccatgtagaaatgacaatACGTTTTATGTAtccacatgtgaactgtttgattagTGATCTAaaattctggagtacagagccaaatcaagaaaaaaatatgtctgtccaAATCATTATGGATCTcactgtatactgaagcaattacgtttcagtaccttgctcaagggtacaacagtgGTGTCCTACTtggaaatcaaacctgcaacctttaggttacaaatcCAGCCAGCAGTACTTATAATGGAAAATGAGCATGTCTGTGCCATCGAGCTCAGATTGATCAACCACTTCACGTCTACCTGCCAGGGATCTGTGGCATGTATTCGTAAATGATGACagtatgaaaattaaataactgGCCAATCCCCTCGTCTGCCTGGCATGTCCTGTCCTGCCTACACACAAGGGGAAGCCCTCACCTCCAGAATCAACCACGATGTCCACACCCAGGCCACCCGTCTCCTCCAGACATGACTCCACCAGGTCCACCTTTCCGTCTGATAGGCTGATTACCCGCGCTGAGGAGGGGGGCAGAAAATAACCACTTTTAGAGTCCACTTTGATAGAGTATCCAATCACACTCGCtaacacatcacactgttcAGAGTAACCAATCTCACTCTCTAACTTAACCCAGTGCTCACAGTATCCAATCGCACTCACTAACTCATCACGCTACTCAGGGTATCCAATCACACTCACTAACTCATCACACTGCTCAGAGCATCCAATCACACTGCTCAGAGTATCCAATCACACTCACTAACTCATCACACTGCTCAGAGCATCCAATCACACTGCTCAGAGTATCCAATCACACTCACTAACTCATCACACTGCTCAGAGCATCCAATCACACTGCTCAGAGTATCCAATCACACTCACTAACTCATCACACTGATCAGAGCATCCAATCACACTGCTCAGAGTATCCAATCACACTCACTAACTCAACTCACTGCTCAGGGTATCCaatcacacaaactcactcaatGAATGATCACCTTTCTGCTTTATTCCTTAATTCTCACAGGTTTCAAattgcctgtgtgcatgcgtcagTCCCACCACAGTCACATATGCCTTATGTGACTGTAGTGATACTGAGGGactgctcactgtgtgtggCCCTGGCTGATAAAAGACAAGGTCCAGGGTCTCCTACTGGTACTCATCTGCAACCCAAAGTCATACTGTACTGCCATGAATAGATGCCAAGCAACAatatcataaaaatgaatgctaatTCTTTGCACCGTGTGAAACGGTACTTAATCATAAACACACCTGTGCTGACACATGCTCCCACAGAACCCAAGGTTTAAGGTTTAAGGTCTGCTAAGTGATTACCATGTACTGTCATGTATACAGTTGGGTAACTACTGAATGTATAGATTAacaccatagactgtagaaaaatacgGACAAGGTccctgtgacgtcacccattgactctccgtgggcttggtgaaaagcattTTCAAGTCCAGGAAGTGCAGTCTGTGGGCtccgccatgttgtacaaattggagccagagactgtgcagtAGGGAAATGAAGTCTGGTCGTCCACTAAGCGTGAGATACAGAGGCTCAGGGGTGATGCAAACTGCCCCTGATTCATCCACAAATTATTAGCcttgtccaaataacacaataacttaacaaacTGAGtgacattagacaaagaaaaaacatctattgcgactacattttcttgtggaaaaaatTTACTCCATAACTTGACcgtattgttaccattgacttGCGCTATactgaaacacctatactggagctaGCTGAACTGGCGCTAGTAAGCAACGTTCTCAACAAGACAAGGAAGTGAGCTTTAAAGATGCAGCCCAGTTTTGGCCACTTAGTTAACACTTTTCCAAAGGTTACAGACTGCGACCAACCTGGGAATCAATCCCACTTATTTCTGTTTACAAGCCACGTTCCTTAGCAACAGCACCCCCACACTTCCCAGTATAacagtttttctccatttaGATCAAGAGCAAACATTCACGATctgaaaagaatacatttttttcagtctctGGACGAAGAGCAGGATGGTCCTGCTGGAACCTCAACAAAGCCTCCCAGAGTAAGCCTGTCCTTCCACCGCCAAGGGACAGACTCGCCCTTCTGTCTCAATGTCAGGCAAGACTTTTTAAAACCTTTACCTATCGGTCTGAGGTTGATTAAAATAGAAACATTATCCATCTAATCAATTAGGCAGCACCCCAACCGGGCCCCCTGGCAAAGCCTTGGCTTTCACAATGTCAGCGCCAAGTCAGTCAGTCCCAGACCAAGCACCTGATGAGTTAGTTGCAGGGAATATTTCCCCCTTGGAGATGTGCATTACATGGGTGGCTGACGCTCCACAACAAAGACACCCAGACACACGCACTTACCCACCACAGACTCCTGGACACCTTCAGCGGGGGCCAGAAGAAcagaaagagcagagagagcagagtcaGTAAGAAAAGCAGTGAGGCAGAGACAGGACAAGCCCTCATACCTGCCAATCGAGGGTGGAGGCAGGGCTACCCAGCACCTGAACTTCCAATTAAATTATAATGGGGGATATCCCAAAGGATTTTGGGTTTATAGTTGGGATTCCACAGAGGATATTGTTTTATCCTTAttgacatatactgtatgtacagtgtctctccctcttcctctctctcttacacacacacaaacttaactCAGTGCTCAAAaggaaagcattaaaaataaaggcaGTCATTAAATATGTATAAGAAGCAGGTAGTGGAACAGCAGACAGAATGCACAGGGAGAGATAAAGCGCTTGAAATGAGCAGAAAAGAGCTGTAACTCACCGTGATTTGCACAGAAGATCCTCATTATGGGAGAAAGAGACATGCTAGCCCCACTCCATATATGCAGGGCGCTTTCACACCCGGTCACAGTCTAAGGCTGTCTCCCAGGCCACGCTCAACCCAGAGCCCCACCGATGCCCCCCCGGCCCTGCTCTTACCCACGTGCGGGCGGAGCTGCTCCAGGAACAGCTGGTCCTCGTGGGAAAGGGCACAGGCCAGCACCTTCACCCCATGATAGTGAGCCAACTGGATGGCGAGCACTCCAAAAGGCtggacacatatacacacaggtatacacacacacacgcatgcgcacacacaaaaatacaaacacacacaggtacgcacacacgcgtgcacacacacaaacacacacaaaaagagagaggaaagcgATCTTCAGGTATTACAGCAGACATGTCTTCTCTCCTCTAGGCTCAACATTCTCCATGTATGTTCTATTCCCATAGATGTGAACTTGTGAACATGCATCAATACAGCCTAGCTCCACAATGACAGGTCCTGCACATTTACCCAGCACAACCATTTAGGTGCTAACCAAGAGCAACATGTCAGTGAGGTGTGCTGGGGGAACTGgcactgttgtgtgtgtgtgtgtgtgtgtgtgtgcatgtgcgtatggaGTACATGTGTGCGGAATGTGTGAGAGGGTGGGTTTGTGTAAATTATACTGGGGCAGCGGGacagtagtgtttgtgtgtgtgtgtgtgtgtgtgtgtatctgtgcacgtgtgtgcgtaaGGAGTAcatgtgtgttgagtgtgtaaGAGGGGGAGTTTGTGTAATTATACTGGAGCAGTGGGacagtagtgtttgtgtgtgtgtgtgtgtgtgtgtgtacagtatgtgtgcgtgggACAGTGAAACCGAGCGGACTCGTACACTGGCTCCATCCAGCAGAAGCAAGGTGTGCCCGGCAGCCATGCGGGCGAGGgtgtgtagtgctgtgtacGCGCGGACTCCATCCTGTATCGAACCCGCTGCCTCCACCCAGCTCACTTTCTCTGGCTTCCGCACTGTGGAACAGACACAAAATCATATGAACACATATGCATTTTCAATAACTTCACAGTGCTAAACCGTCTTGCAGTGCAACTCAAATAACATACCCAGGTAATGCTCATCAATCAGGATGACGTCACACAGACCAGACACCTCTGCAGCGAGGGGGAGTACTCCTGTGGATCAC is a window from the Anguilla anguilla isolate fAngAng1 chromosome 3, fAngAng1.pri, whole genome shotgun sequence genome containing:
- the cryzl1 gene encoding quinone oxidoreductase-like protein 1 isoform X2, yielding MKGLYCKSSGSSDVRFFIQETDLPGTLGNYQVKVQVKACALSPLDVKLLEDLQLQKDLVPVAREIAGIVLQVGPKVTFFQPDDEVVGVLPLAAEVSGLCDVILIDEHYLVRKPEKVSWVEAAGSIQDGVRAYTALHTLARMAAGHTLLLLDGASPFGVLAIQLAHYHGVKVLACALSHEDQLFLEQLRPHVARVISLSDGKVDLVESCLEETGGLGVDIVVDSGVRLYDEEPDHRRLLPHKHDIITLLGVGGHWITSEENLQLDPPDSRSLFLKGASLSFLNEEVWGASRACQGRYLHIMKDVVEKLSSGTLRPQLEDPVPFHKATVSMEMVQQKKVRKKVVIQL
- the cryzl1 gene encoding quinone oxidoreductase-like protein 1 isoform X1, whose protein sequence is MKGLYCKSSGSSDVRFFIQETDLPGTLGNYQVKVQVKACALSPLDVKLLEDLQLQKDLVPVAREIAGIVLQVGPKVTFFQPDDEVVGVLPLAAEVSGLCDVILIDEHYLVRKPEKVSWVEAAGSIQDGVRAYTALHTLARMAAGHTLLLLDGASPFGVLAIQLAHYHGVKVLACALSHEDQLFLEQLRPHVGVQESVVARVISLSDGKVDLVESCLEETGGLGVDIVVDSGVRLYDEEPDHRRLLPHKHDIITLLGVGGHWITSEENLQLDPPDSRSLFLKGASLSFLNEEVWGASRACQGRYLHIMKDVVEKLSSGTLRPQLEDPVPFHKATVSMEMVQQKKVRKKVVIQL